The Oncorhynchus tshawytscha isolate Ot180627B linkage group LG30, Otsh_v2.0, whole genome shotgun sequence genome includes a region encoding these proteins:
- the spns3 gene encoding protein spinster homolog 3 isoform X2 codes for MIGGLSVWVVMTLSSSFVTESYFWLLVLLRALVGTGEASYSTIAPTIIGDLFSGAKRTVMISAFYIFIPVGSGLGYIIGSSVANATGDWRWALRLNPILGSLGLFLLAVFCPNPPRGASDGHGGSTIEHTSYLEDVKYLLKNKSFVWSSLGVTAMAFLTGALAFWTPIFLSRAQVAQGIQPPCNTEPCDTSDSYIFGVVTVVTGILGVSLGSTISRKLRDRVPNADPLICAVGMLSSAPCFFAAIVLASTSIPATYVFIGIGETLLSLNWAVLADILLYVVVPTRRATAEALQIMVCHLLGDAGSPYLLGSISDALRTYQPDSHTWSFRSLEYSFLLCPFVGVLGGLFFLMTALYITKDRKNAELLTAGVCDPVDPPTRFSAMAGSTDC; via the exons ATGATTGGCGGGCTGAGTGTGTGGGTGGTGATGACCCTGAGCAGCTCTTTTGTCACAGAATCG TATTTCTGGCTGCTGGTGCTGTTGAGAGCCCTGGTGGGGACAGGAGAGGCCAGCTACTCCACCATCGCCCCTACCATCATAGGAGACCTGTTCTCTGGAGCCAAGAGGACCGTCATGATCTCTGCCTTCTACATCTTCATCCCTGTTGGAAG TGGTCTGGGATACATAATAGGATCCTCTGTTGCCAATGCCACTGGAGACTGGCGTTGGGCCTTACGG ctCAATCCCATCCTGGGTTCCCTGGGTCTGTTCCTGCTGGCTGTGTTTTGCCCCAACCCCCCACGAGGGGCCTCTGACGGCCATGGAGGAAGTACCATAGAGCACACCTCTTACCTGGAGGACGTCAAGTATCTTCTGAAGAA TAAGAGTTTTGTGTGGTCATCACTGGGAGTTACTGCCATGGCTTTTCTGACTGGAGCTCTGGCCTTCTGGACACCCATCTTCCTGAGCCGAGCTCAGGTCGCTCAGGGCATCCAGCCACCCTGCAACACTGAACCCTGCGACACCTCCGACAG TTACATCTTTGGGGTCGTGACGGTGGTGACGGGTATTTTGGGTGTTTCGTTGGGCAGCACCATCTCCAGGAAACTGAGGGACAGGGTGCCCAACGCAGACCCCCTCATCTGTGCTGTGGGCATGCTCAGCTCCGCCCCCTGCTTCTTTGCCGCTATCGTACTGGCGTCTACAAGCATCCCTGCCACTTAT GTGTTCATCGGCATTGGGGAGACTCTATTGTCACTGAACTGGGCCGTTCTAGCTGATATCCTACTG TATGTGGTGGTGCCAACCAGGAGAGCTACAGCTGAAGCTCTGCAAATCATGGTCTGTCATCTCCTAGGAGATGCCGGAAGCCCTTACCTGCTAGGATCT ATCTCAGACGCTCTGCGTACATACCAGCCTGACTCTCATACGTGGAGTTTCCGTAGTCTGGAGTACAGTTTCCTGCTGTGCCCTTTCGTAGGGGTCCTGGGTGGGCTCTTCTTCCTCATGACAGCCCTCTACATCACAAAGGACAGGAAGAACGCAGAGCTACTCACTGCAG